A window of Microbacterium sp. Root61 genomic DNA:
CGGAAGGATCTGACGGATGCGCCCGGGGCGCGGCGTCATGTGCACGACGCGGTCGGCGAGGAACACCGCCTCCGGGATGTCGTGCGTCACGAAGACGACGGTGGAATTGGTCTCGAGCACGATGCGCTGGAGCTCGAGATTCATGCGCTCGCGGGTGAGTGCATCCAGCGCGCCGAACGGCTCGTCCATCAGCAGCAGCTCCGGTTCGGTGCTGAGGGCGCGAGCGATGGCGGCACGCTGACGCATGCCACCGGACAGTTCCCGGGGGTATGACCGCTCGAACCCGGTCAGTCCGACGAGAGCGGCCAGTTCCGCGGCGCGGGCACGCCGTTCGTCCTTCGCGACGCCGCGCAGCTTCAACGGAAGCGCGATGTTGTCGAGCACCGAGAACCAGGGGAAGAGGTTGCTCTCCTGGAAGACGAATCCGAGTTTCGTCACGGCGGACGGCTCGACGTTGCTTCCGCGCCACAGGGACTTGCCGTCGACCTCGATCGTGCCGGCGCTCGGCGCCAGCAGGCCGCCGATCATGCGCAGGAGCGTGGTCTTGCCGCAGCCGGATCGCCCGATCACGGCGACGAACTCGCCGCGCCGGATGGTCAGGTCCACCCCGGATACCGCGTGCGTCACACCGGATTTGGTGTGGAAGTCGCGACCGACGTTCTGGATGTGCAGCCGCGGCTTTTCTGTGGTCGTGACACGTGGCGCTGGGGGCATGAGTGTCTCGTTCGTCATCGGGCGATACCTCTCGTGATGGGGGCCGTGCCCGTTCGGCCGGGAGCCGGCCGAACGGGCATGAGCGGGTGTGTGCGATCAGTCGGTCGGGAGATAGTCGTCCGTGATCCACTTCATCGGGTCCTGGCCGCCTTCGACCAGCCCGGACTTCGCGTACAGGTCGTAGGCGGACTGCCACCCTTCGAAGTCGTTCTCGAGGAGCTCGCGTTCACCCGTCTGATCGATCCACGTCTGACTCGTGTAGACCTCCAGGGCGGCCTTGGCGACCTTGTCGTCGTCGAGCGCGGCGAACTTGAAGTCCCCGCTGTCGCGCATGATCTTCAACACGTTCTCGAAGTCGTTGGCGGCGTCGTCGATGACGAACTGCGTCGCCTCCTTGATGGCGGCGAGGAAGGCCTCGATCTGCGCGAGCCGCTCCGGGTTCTCCAGGTTGGACTGCGTCGTGATCCACGTCTG
This region includes:
- a CDS encoding ABC transporter ATP-binding protein, which gives rise to MPPAPRVTTTEKPRLHIQNVGRDFHTKSGVTHAVSGVDLTIRRGEFVAVIGRSGCGKTTLLRMIGGLLAPSAGTIEVDGKSLWRGSNVEPSAVTKLGFVFQESNLFPWFSVLDNIALPLKLRGVAKDERRARAAELAALVGLTGFERSYPRELSGGMRQRAAIARALSTEPELLLMDEPFGALDALTRERMNLELQRIVLETNSTVVFVTHDIPEAVFLADRVVHMTPRPGRIRQILPADFPKPRTVDVQTTPEFNEIVRMLRHDLDEED